AGGCGGGAACCCTGGCGTCGTCAGGGAGGAGCGACGTTCTGCATCAactcaaaggtcagaggtcgtctcCGATGAGCTTCTGTAATGACTGTGTGAACGCCGCTGAGCTTCCACAGGGACCAATCAACTCACAGAGAAATGAATCACCTCAATCACTcacctgattggctgcagcctcATTAAGAATAAATCCTCTTAAACAATGAAGGTTAATGAGTTCATCTGGACAAAGTGAATTACCTCAAacaaggtgtttgtgtgtgtgtgtgtgtgtgtgtgtgtgtgtgtgtgtgtgagtgagctgCAGCGAGAAGTCAAGTTAACACACGTGATGATGATtgacgctcctcttcctcctcttcctcctctcgctccctcAGAGCTCCACATGGACCTCACTAATTACTACGAACTCAAACACCAACCTCACAACCTGCGGCTGTTGCCGGACAGTCTGGGAGGGGCGGGGCTCACAGGCGCCGGAGGGGCGGGTGCAGACGGGATCCGAGGGGCGGAGTTAGACGATCACCTGGCCATGCCTCTCTCCTCgtgctcctcctcgtcctcggtCGCTGCGTTGGGTCGGACCAGGAGTCCGCTCCGAGCTGCGTCGCGTCAGAGCGCAGTGTCCGCGGGCGAGGCCGCCGCCCTGCTGCCGCATCACTTCCTGGACGGAGCCCCGCCCAAAACAGCTGTGATCAGTGGAGCGGACGGGCGACAGAGCGACCATCACCTAGAGGAGCTATACAAAGAGAGGTGAGCGGTGTTCATGTTCTGTGATTTCAGAGTTTCAAACAAAGAGATGAAAGCAGGATTTCATCCTGAAAGTGCTGAGTCATGATAATAATCAAGTCCTAAAATCGTAAAGATCTTAAACTGTGATCTCATAACAAACAAAGACGACGACTCGTCACCACCTTCTCCAGAAACAGCtcagatacaaacgctgcccTCTTGTGGCGATGACTTCACTTGCAGTCAGAGTCTGTTTGATGTTGGACGGATGCCGTGGAatcgaggtcccgcccatacacgctctcgaccaatcatgagtcggTCTGAGATGTCAACGGTGGCACCTCAGCAGGGTTTATGActtgtactgcagccagccaccagggggcaacccAGATGCTTTGTTACCCATCTTTATGTGTTTCACAAACAACGACAAAGTCAGACTTCAGATCAAATCTCCTTTTATTTGTATcgtccatattcacaaatcccaatttGTCTCAAGTGGTTTAACGAGGTGACGTGTGTTCAGGAACCTGCTGCTGGGGGAGATCGAccgggaggagagagagcgctgCTGGTACTTCAGCCAGCTGGAGGCGCTGTCCCAGAGACTGGTCCAGCTGCCCCGCATCGACacagtgagcacacacacacacacacacacacacactgaggtttctctgcagcctctgacctctgacctctgcctgCAGTTCTCCCTGCAGATGGACCTGATCCGGCAGCAGCTGGAGTTCGAGGCTCAGCAGCTTCGATCTGTGATGGAGGAACGATTCGGCTCCAGTGATGAGATCGTTCACCGGACGCAGGCGAGTTTTAAAACATAAACtaaaagttgaaataaaaaatatttcaacatgGAAACTACAGATACGTTTATTACTTCACAGTAAGGCGTTGAGGAGATGTAACACAGTGAAGCTGCTGgtggaaacatctggatgtgaactgtgtgtgtgttgcaggtgcGTGTTGCTCgtctggagcagctggagacgGAGCTGCAGGAGACCCGAGGCAGTCAGGAGAGTCAGctgcaggtcagacacacacacagtcagacacacacacagtcagacacacacacagtcagataggcaacacaaatgaaacaaacatcacatgacAACAAATACTTTTTATCCGACTGATTCTAACGAGGTGTAATTAACTGATTCTCCAGATCAGTAATTCAGATTGATTCTGAAGTGTCTCTCGCTCGTCCGTCTCAAGGATCGTTTATTTAAACTTTACGTTTGAAAAAGAGACGCACGTTTCTAACGATGTAACCGTCCACACACCTCAGACGGGTCCTGTCCATTGACGTGGTTGTGAATATCCAccagagggcagcacagagcgGAGAGACTACAGGGCGACGGAGGAAGAGGTTGTGATAAAGTCTCTGCGTCCAGCTGGAGaatcaaacaataaacaacGGTTATCAACAATTCTCAAAAAGCTCCACCAGTGTTGAGGTTTCTTCTTTGTGCCTCATGGTCCTGTCTGCACTATCGGCTGCAGTGCCCCCACATGGACTCTGGTGGCACTGCTGTCACAGGGATTCACTGCagcaggcgttcccagttcaacTCCACCTGACACAGCGACACCGAGCCGTCGTAGGCCCACACCCAGAAGCCAGGGTACAGCGGCTGGCTGAAGGTGGAGCTGAAGGTGTGGAGGTGGACCATGGCGTCCTGTGAGATGCAGTAGAACGACAGGGATCCTGCAGACCAGTCCAGGTACAGCCCGACTCTGCGGGTGAAGGGATCAGGCGAGGAGGACTGGaatctcctgttgttgtgacacGGTGTGTAGCTGTCCTCCGAGCACTCCAGACTCCAGGAGCTCTCGTTGTGTCCCAGCAGGCAGCTCGCCGGGTCTCCGTCTCTGGAGAGGCTGTTGTAGGTGACGCCGATGTCGGCGCCGCCGCTCCACTCCACCTCCCAGTACACCGAGTCCAGCAGCCCCTCCCGGCACAGGACCTGAGGGCAGCACTCAAACCGGTCCATGTTTTCCAAGTAGCGATTGTCCGACCACACGCGAGTCGCCTTCCTGTTGTGGGCGGACAGGAGCAGCTCTGAGTTGGCAGTGctcgggtcaaaggtcagataaATGGcgactgaggaggagaaacaaggAACATGATTGGTTGATCaaatatttgtggaaaattATTTACAATTGAAATATTTGAATCAGTTGAGGATCCTCTGCTGTTCAGACTTTAtacaggagctcaggaggaggaagaggaactgagtgtgatcctccagagaagatccagagaacTGAGGAGATACCTCTTCTTTTGGATTTTAGAGACAAAATATTATCAGACAATTATTGATTAGGTCCAGCTACTGCAGTAGTTGGACCTAATCGTGGTAGTTGTGGTTTACTGATGATGTGGTGACAGTTTTCACTTCTATGTAGCATCCAGGGAGGAGAGTAACCTTCACATCCATGTGAGTGTCCACATGTCAACATCCTGATGTGACTCTATGCAGACGATACTGAGAAGTTCATTGAAGCTCTCAACACTGGCAGATCAATATTAGATCGACTCTTTCATGTGAAgcagacagaaataaaagtaGAGATCTTACAGTTTTTCACCGACCACAGTTCTTCTCCCGGTTCGTCTCTGCAGGAAGAACATCAGACAGTTAGTGAACAGTTTGGTGTTGGACGACTTCAGCTGTCTCCCTGTggctcctctcacctcctgtcCTCGTCTTTGTCTTCTCTCAGACTAATGAGGCTGAGCTCAGAGATCAGATTCTCCAACTGAAGAGTCTCTGAACtttgttcttctttgttctGGTCTTCCTTTGAATCCACAGAGTCGTGGTCACGTCTCTGATCTGCTGCAGATAAACACACTTTGAAGGAACACgactttaaaacacttttcttcCAGCTCTTTTTCCAAAGCTCCACACGAGGTTGTTCTTCTTTATGCAGCTTTTTTGTGAACAtgatttcttcatattttatcaAACGTTCACTGAATTTTAATTTgagggttaaaggtcaaagaaCATTTCATCAGACAAACTTTCTCTTGGACTAGAGGACAGGATTAGAATTTATATAACGGCAGCaaagtaataattcaaataattcacatttataaactaaaaatgaaaacacattgtgatgaattcagtttatttgtctttctgtaataataataataaaaataatagtaATCATAATAAGAGATTTGTCATGTTCACCGTGTTCACCACACCGTGGTCAAGATTCAAGATGTCAGCAGCTCATGAGAAGCTCGTACCTGTCTGTGATCTCGTCTCCTCAGGTGGACTAGGTGTCGGTGTCCGCTCAGACCCATCGTCCTCAAcgctctcctctgattggtcctcCATGGTGTTGATCTTGTCTTCGCTGTCTGAGAGTTGTCCTGTGAAACCATCGTCTGTTTGTCTCTCGTTTTTTTCCGAAGTCCTCTTTTTATCTTCCTGTCCGTCCTCGGCTCTTTCACAGCTCCTCAGAGTTTGGTCTCTTCTGAACAGCCTCATAAAGGACACGTCGGTTCTTTCAGCGCtgaggacttttattttgtcattctgGGCCGAGAGGTCTCTGTTGTCTTTGTCCTTGGACAGAGCCAGTCTGAAGACATTAGAGATGTCCTCTCTGATGAGGCTCAGAGGATTGAAGCTCCTCTCCGCTGCCTGACTGCTTTTAGGATCTGCAGATTTCACGTCTTTGTCTTTGGATGAGTTGCCGAAGATGCTGCCCACGCCCTCTTTCATCTGGCTCAGGTCGTCTCTGAGGAGACTGAGCGTGCTGCTACTCACCTTATTTCCTGTCTGATTGGACGTACGGGCCTCAGGCTCCGCCCTCGTGTCCTTTAACACCTTCAGCACTTCGTCTTTGAACTGGCTGAGGTCGTCTCTGAGGAGCGTCAGCGGGCTGATGGTCTTCTTCTCCGGCTGAACTTTCACCTTCATGTCTTTGACTTCACGGTTTTCTTGAGATTCCTCGTCTCTTGTTTCAGATTTGTCCTGAACCGTTTCCTCCTCGTGACTCATCCTCAGCTTCTGGTTCTGTCAAACCTGATTCACAGCTTTGACTTCATGTTCAGATTCCTCTCAGTCGTTCTCTTCAATGAACCACCGCAGATCTCTGCCTCTTTATGATCGGACGAGGAATCAAGTTTGGTCCAGACGTCAAACTGTCCACTGGAgacgtctctgtctctctctctctctctctctctctgtgttgtcctctctctctctctctctctctctgtctctctctctgtgttgtcctctctctctctctctctctgtctctgtctctgtctctgtctctgtctctgttgtcctctctctctctctctctctctctctctctgtctctgtctctgtctctctgtctctgtctctgtctctgtctctgtctctgtctctgtctctctctctctctctctgtctctgtctctgtctctgtctctctctgtctctctctctgtgttgtcctctctctgtctggacTCGTCATTCCTTCATTCAGTTCAACATGTTTCCGGTTGGACCAGTTTGTCTCCATGTCTCCGAGCGGCTGCAGCTGATTGGTGGAAGTGGTCGGCTGCTCGACTTGTtgttcaggttcagttcagGGTTCAGATGACTGAGTGAGAACAAGGATCATCTGATTTATTGTAGCAACATGATCGACACTactccatcaatcaatcaatcaatcaatcaatcaatcaacaaaGCAACAGATTTAGTTTGTGTTCGTAAACAGAACTCCTGGTTTTGGTCCCACGGTCCCAGATCTTGTTCTGAGTCTGGTTGTGGTTTGTTATTGTGTCGAGTCTCTACGTTCTGGTTCATtctctggatctggatctggatctgaatctgaatctggaTCAGATTCTCATCTGCAGTGAAAAGAGTCAGGTGTGTTTTCTTGATGCTGATTGGTGGAGAATAAATTATTGTTTCCATTAGAGCTCATTAATTATTCATCAGTTTAGActcagtttgacctttgacctaaatatttacttatttcCTTAATTtgctgaagaaaacacaaattatcaGAAGTTATGAGACAAGAACAGAATCGTTTTTATAGAAATTATAttgaaaagtatttaaaataacaaaaatggcAAGACTTTAGAGGAACAGTAACTCTTTGAAAATCACATGTGTAAATATTATCTCAATAATAAAGATTCTGAACtatctttattttgaaatgtttcaaaaGTAAGTTTTTAACTAATTACAGAATAAAtccaaaaacatttgtgttcttaaggttttttaaaagaaatttcCACTTTATattccaccccctcctccccctcctcctccccctcctccctcccctcctctccctcctctccctcctcccccctcctctccgtcctctccctcctccccctcctcctcctctccctcctcctccctccccctcctccctcctcctcctcctgccccatcctcctccccctcctccctcctccctccagcccGTTGCTAAGCAGACGCCCTCTACCCGTCTcatggctgtgattggctgttgctAGGCAGTGGATCTGGCACGGAGACGAAAAGCTATGGAAACTTTGAAGGCTCaattcactcctcctcctcctcctcctcctcctcttcctcctcctcctcctcctcttcctcctcctcctcctcctcctcctcctcctcttcctcctcctcctcctcctcctcctcctcctccttcttcacttaatcctcctcctcctactcttcctcctcctccacttcatcCCCCcatcctccttgtcctcctcctcttattcctcctcctcttcatcctcctcctcctcttcctcctcctccgcttgatcccccaccctcctcctcctcttcctcctcctcctcttcatcctcctcctcggccaGTTTCTCGTCACAGTTGTATTTGTTCTGGTTGGAGAACAGCTCAGAGCTCAGCGCTCAGTAGCAACAGAATCAGCTGCAGTGCAGAGAAACTGATTCTGGGTCAGTGACGATAACATCCAGCAGCTCTTAGAGCTGTAAATCAAGATCCTCCACGTCCTTCTGTCGAATACAAATGTGACTCAATTCAATTCGTggatacgaacgctgccatcttgatGATTTTCATCATCGATCATCAGATTTTTATGATTCAGGAAACTGAGTCTGCAGGAAACAGCTGAACTCATGAGATCCTGCGACGCTCAGCGGCGTCCATTTTGTGTTGATgtagcagcaggttgtgtttaaTGGAGGTTTGGATCAGAGCCACAGATTCAGTCTGTTCaacaccagaagaagaagaagaaatcaaggTCCTTTGTTactgcaggaacacacacacacagatgcagacccacatgcacacacacacacacacacacgcacaaacacacacacacgcactctatAGTTGTATGTCAGGACACTCGTTGACATTGTGTTCcctaaacctgattctgatccTCAAACTGCCAATTGAATTCATGAGgaccagacaaaatgtcctcacaatgacgTAATGAACCAAAACTgtcctcataactatagatagacaaacacacacaaacacgttctTTGTCTGGAGGTCTTTGGATCCCATCATCCAGAGCctgcataacacacacacagacacacacacagacacacacacacaccacacccaGAGGCGTTGCTATGGTGACAGGAATGGAAGCTCAGAGGATTTCAGtctgaatttaaatgaagctgtgtgtgtgtgtgtgtgtgttttactcatCTTGTGGGGACCTAATCTTTTACATGACATTATTGGGACTTAATTGAGCAGAAACACCGTTAAGGTTAAATTTAGGTTGAGGTTTTGGTCTAGATTTAAATTctggtttaggtttaggttctGGTTTAGGTTctggtttaggtttaggttctGGTCTAGGTTCTGGTTTAGGTTGAGGTTCTGGTCTAGGTTTAAATTctggtttaggtttaggttctggtttaggtttaggttctGGTTTAGGATctggtttaggtttaggttctGGGCTAGGTTCTGGTTTAGGTTctggtttaggtttaggttctGGTCTAGGTTTAAGTTctggtttaggtttaggttctGGTTATTAAGGTCAGGTAAGGATTAGATTAGGAGTTAGTTTTCAGTTAGATGAAGGTTTTTACAGCCAAGTTTAGTTAACATTTTTGATGAAGCTCAATTTTCCAGAGATTCAAAACTGAATGTTCAGCTGACGACAGATAGAAAGAAgtacaaatatgtgtgtgtttgtgtgtgtgtgtgtgtgtgtgtgtctgatcttTCCTTCACTGGATTTCATCCAAACTTCAAACTAACACTTGATCAATAACCTGAGATGTTAAACTGTGACAGTTGagtttaacaataataataattcaatgCTTCTCTTCCATGTTCAACCTGAGACCCCTGCAGGCTCCATATCAACAGCTCACCAGCCAATCATGATCAGATACATTTCATTGGTTTATTATTAGGGACGAGAACGAGCTTCATCAACCTGAACGTCTTCATGTCTCACTGTGATAatgacatcttcatcatcactgtccttttctccttcttcctcagCTGTCTGGAGCTGAGAAGCCCCCTGCTGGTGAACCGGAGAACtcgtcagctgcagcagctgcaggatcaGACGCTCCTGCAGACGGAGGCAGCAAGGTGACAACACATCCGAGCAAACCTGCTGTTTACTTTAAATAAAGCTTCTCCTCATGATCAAGTTGACGGCTGGTGATGTCCTCAGGTGGAGATGGTCTTCTGGTTGCTGTCCATGCTCGCCAACAGAGACAAGGAAGAGATGTCCCGGACTCTTCTGGCCATGTCCAGCTCTCAGGACAGCTGCACTGCCATGAGGAAGTCCGGCTGCGTCCCCCTGCTGGTCCAGATCCTGCACGAAGCCCCgggtgctggaggtggtgctggagaGACCACGACGACAGGCAGCACCACGGGGGGCTGCAGCCGAGAGGCCAAATCCAGAGCCAGCGCCGCCCTCCACAACATCATCTACTGCCAGCAGGACGAGGGCCAGGCCCGGCGGGAGATGAGGGTCCTGCACATGCTGGAGCAGGTCCGCACCTACTGCGACAGCGGCTGGGACTGGATCGAGAGCCACGCCACCATGCCTTCACCTGGAGGATCCAGAACCACCGGTGAGTCAAGTTCTCCGTAAACACAGGAGAACCAAAACCAGCGGCAGGACTGAACCGTCAGAGGAGAACCTCAACCTGAGGGTTTTCTTCCTGATACTGTGACCTTAGATCTTTAACAATCACAACACTGAGTTAACGGTCAGAGTTTCACCAGCAAatgtctcctcgtctcctcgtctcctcgtctcctcgtctcctcgtctcctccaaGAGGGACGAGTTTTAATGAGCTGTAACAGAACTGACTTCAAGTTGGTTCATTCTAATAACAATGAGTTGAAAAATAAAGGACAATGGATGAAGACATTACTGCAGAAATATAAGAATCAAAATGTCATAAAgggaaaaaatctaaatgattcaaataataaacataaaaagtaactttatattttttatatcttcagATATTCCAGAACCCGTGGACCCTCAGATCTGTCAGGCCATGTGCGCCATCATGAAGCTTTCCTTCGAGGAGGAGTACCGACGAGCCATGAACGAAttaggtgtgtgagtgtgtgagtgtgtgagtgtgtttgtaggtaggtgtgagtgtgtgaatgtgagagtgagtgtgtatgtgagtgtgtgagtgagagtgagagtgtgagtgtgagtgtgagtgtgtgtgt
The nucleotide sequence above comes from Platichthys flesus chromosome 9, fPlaFle2.1, whole genome shotgun sequence. Encoded proteins:
- the LOC133960285 gene encoding E3 ubiquitin/ISG15 ligase TRIM25-like isoform X2, coding for MSHEEETVQDKSETRDEESQENREVKDMKVKVQPEKKTISPLTLLRDDLSQFKDEVLKVLKDTRAEPEARTSNQTGNKVSSSTLSLLRDDLSQMKEGVGSIFGNSSKDKDVKSADPKSSQAAERSFNPLSLIREDISNVFRLALSKDKDNRDLSAQNDKIKVLSAERTDVSFMRLFRRDQTLRSCERAEDGQEDKKRTSEKNERQTDDGFTGQLSDSEDKINTMEDQSEESVEDDGSERTPTPSPPEETRSQTDQRRDHDSVDSKEDQNKEEQSSETLQLENLISELSLISLREDKDEDRRDEPGEELWSVKNFAIYLTFDPSTANSELLLSAHNRKATRVWSDNRYLENMDRFECCPQVLCREGLLDSVYWEVEWSGGADIGVTYNSLSRDGDPASCLLGHNESSWSLECSEDSYTPCHNNRRFQSSSPDPFTRRVGLYLDWSAGSLSFYCISQDAMVHLHTFSSTFSQPLYPGFWVWAYDGSVSLCQVELNWERLLQ
- the LOC133960285 gene encoding E3 ubiquitin/ISG15 ligase TRIM25-like isoform X1, with the translated sequence MSHEEETVQDKSETRDEESQENREVKDMKVKVQPEKKTISPLTLLRDDLSQFKDEVLKVLKDTRAEPEARTSNQTGNKVSSSTLSLLRDDLSQMKEGVGSIFGNSSKDKDVKSADPKSSQAAERSFNPLSLIREDISNVFRLALSKDKDNRDLSAQNDKIKVLSAERTDVSFMRLFRRDQTLRSCERAEDGQEDKKRTSEKNERQTDDGFTGQLSDSEDKINTMEDQSEESVEDDGSERTPTPSPPEETRSQTADQRRDHDSVDSKEDQNKEEQSSETLQLENLISELSLISLREDKDEDRRDEPGEELWSVKNFAIYLTFDPSTANSELLLSAHNRKATRVWSDNRYLENMDRFECCPQVLCREGLLDSVYWEVEWSGGADIGVTYNSLSRDGDPASCLLGHNESSWSLECSEDSYTPCHNNRRFQSSSPDPFTRRVGLYLDWSAGSLSFYCISQDAMVHLHTFSSTFSQPLYPGFWVWAYDGSVSLCQVELNWERLLQ